One Lucilia cuprina isolate Lc7/37 chromosome 4, ASM2204524v1, whole genome shotgun sequence DNA segment encodes these proteins:
- the LOC111677706 gene encoding dromyosuppressin produces the protein MMSNQIVSAVVCGLVFFAALSSCYGATMAPLCQPGILEEMPTHIKKVCMALENSDQLSTALKSYINNEAATLVSKQDELINNYGKRTDVDHVFLRFGKRR, from the exons at GATGTCTAACCAAATTGTATCCGCTGTTGTCTGTGGCCTCGTCTTCTTTGCCGCCTTGTCATCATGCTATGGTGCTACAATGGCTCCCTTGTGTCAACCTGGCATCTTGGAAGAAATGCCAACACACATTAAAAAAGTTTGCATGGCTTTGGAAAATTCCGATCAATTGTCTACAGCTTTGAAATCGTACATTAACAATGAGGCAGCCa CTTTGGTCTCCAAACAAGACGAACTCATTAACAACTATGGCAAACGTACCGATGTCGATCATGTTTTCTTGCGTTTCGGTAAAAGACGTTAA
- the LOC111677677 gene encoding trithorax group protein osa — MEAPPTTIDTAPVTGGVAPTRGRGGGMRGSYERGRGRGMGRGHFGGVGGPGGFPSRGGYVPRGGMGGPPMGYPGRGGYAPRGAPPMRGAPGMGGPGGYQGRGGAPRGGPPMRGTGRMPLYSQPPKQHTGVDNNKTVSPVQANVANQVVAGTEETTTNSVKPAPVTNTDPSATTTVAAAAPITSKPISTGVSPNYRGTGRGRGMGGPRGRGGYNPHNGSAGMSSMYSGGPQMGEHGVMRRGGPPRGRGQYSNTGMTRPPMMQQQPHVVNTQVTQPNSLKRGAPGGPPGPKRGRYEGGPYSQRAPAPKYHQPPHMAPPTSYGVQHQQAPPPPPQSHHAYAQHDPSQTMDPYAQSYAAPQTQAPYNGYGQTTAYSHAAAPTHPTAHQANSGYATHAATEYDQSQYQGYSSAYAQPDTRYQTYGQDYTQQYGAPAVDYSTSQADYTQHAQQSYDERAYAGYDTQSYQQGYTNSTGYY; from the exons ATGGAAGCTCCACCAACTACAATCGATACGGCACCGGTGACCGGTGGTGTAGCACCCACACGTGGACGCGGTGGTGGAATGCGTGGTTCTTATGAACGTGGTAGGGGCAGAGGTATGGGTAGGGGACATTTCGGAGGTGTGGGTGGACCTGGAGGTTTTCCAAGTCGCGGTGGTTATGTACCACGTGGTGGAATGGGTGGACCACCAATGGGTTATCCTGGCCGTGGTGGGTATGCTCCTCGTGGGGCACCGCCCATGCGTGGCGCACCCGGTATGGGTGGTCCGGGCGGATATCAAGGAAGGGGTGGTGCACCTAGGGGAGGTCCACCAATGAGAGGAACTGGCCGTATGCCTTTATACAGTCAAC CACCAAAGCAACATACTGGGGTGGATAATAATAAAACCGTATCGCCTGTACAAGCTAATGTGGCTAATCAAGTGGTAGCAGGAACtgaagaaacaacaacaaattcagTTAAACCGGCACCAGTTACAAATACTGATCCCAGTGCTACAACTACGGTTGCGGCCGCTGCTCCTATTACATCCAAACCTATCTCAACGGGAGTTTCACCAAATTATAGAGGTACTGGACGCGGTAGAGGTATGGGCGGACCTCGTGGTCGTGGTGGTTATAATCCTCATAATGGTTCGGCTGGCATGTCTTCAATGTACAGTGGTGGACCACAAATGGGTGAACATGGAGTAATGCGTCGTGGTGGACCACCTCGTGGTCGCGGTCAATATTCAAATACTGGCATGACACGACCACCAATGATGCAACAACAGCCTCATGTTGTCAATACACAAGTAACACAACCAAATTCGCTAAAGCGTGGAGCACCAGGTGGACCACCAGGTCCCAAACGTGGTCGTTATGAGGGTGGACCCTATTCTCAACGTGCACCGGCTCCTAAATACCATCAACCACCCCATATGGCACCACCCACGAGTTATGGAGTACAACATCAGCAGGctccaccaccaccacctcaaag ccATCATGCTTATGCTCAACATGATCCATCACAAACAATGGATCCTTATGCCCAATCATATGCTGCTCCTCAAACACAGGCACCATATAATGGTTATGGTCAAACGACAGCTTATTCTCATGCAGCAGCACCAACTCATCCCACAGCTCACCAAGCCAACAGTGGTTATGCCACACATGCTGCTACCGAGTATGATCAGAGTCAATATCAAGGTTACAG ttcgGCTTATGCCCAACCAGACACACGCTATCAAACATATGGCCAAGACTATACACAACAGTATGGTGCTCCAGCTGTTGATTATAGTACATCTCAGGCAGATTATACACAACATGCTCAGCAAAGCTACGACGAAAGAGCATATGCCGGTTACG ACACACAATCGTATCAGCAAGGCTACACCAACTCTACAGGATACtattaa